AGAAGATATTGCAAAAAATGATGCAAAATCTGAACCAATTAAAACAAAACGTGCAGCTAAATCAGGGGATATTGTCATTATCAACTTTGATGGATCTGTTGATGGTGAAAGAAAAGACGGCATGAAAGCTGAAAGTTTCTCACTTGAGCTTGGATCAAAATCATTTATTGGTGATTTTGAAGAGCAAATCGTTGGTAAAAAAATTGGCGATCACTTTGATGTGAATGTCACGTTCCCAGCTGATTATCATGAAGCTTCACTTTCTTCAAAACCAGCTGTTTTCAAAATTGATCTTCTTGAAATCCATGAAAAAACAGCCGCAACAATTGATGAAGAATGGGCAAAGTCAAAAGGAGCTAAGTCTCTTGATGAAATGAAAACTGACATTCGCACATATCTTGAAAAAATGTACAAAGATGCAAGCAGAACGGCTTCTAAAAAAGATATTTTAGACGTGATTGCTGGTCACTTCAAATTCCCACTGCCTTTAGCAATTGTTGAAGAAGAAATCAAATCGATTAAAGATATGGAATCTAAGTCATCAAATCCTGCACATGGAGAAGAAGGACACGTTCACGGACCTAATTGCAATCATGATCACGATCATGAAGAGGAAGAAAAATCGAAGGGCAAAAAGAAAACTGCAAAAAAATTAGATGCATCAGCTGAAGATAAAATGTCTGATGATGAGATCAGATCAATTGCAGAACGCCGCGTTCGCCTGGGTCTTCTTTTCAATGAAATTGGTAAAATCAATAAGATTGAAGTGACGCAAGGTGAGCTTGTTGAAGCTTTATCTGCGCAAGCACGTCAATATCCTGGTTACGAAAAGCAAATTTTTGAAATCTATCGCAAGAATGAAAAGCTCATTGATTCACTCAGAGCGCCAATTTTTGAAAATAAAGTGATTGATTTCATTCTAGATAAATCAGATGTTAAGGAAATTACTGTCAAGATGGATGAGTTAATGTCATCTTCTGAATAAGAGATCTAAACATCAAATGGAAAATAAGTATCAAGGCTCACGAAACGCCTAACAAGAAAAATGAAAGGGTACGAAATGGTTGATCCAGTTTCACAATATATGAATTATCTTGTTCCGACTGTTATTGAACAGACAAACCGTGGTGAAAGAGCCTTTGATATTTACTCTCGTCTTTTAAAAGAGCGTATTATTTTTTTGACAGGCCAGGTCGATGATCAGTCAGCCAATTTGATTTGTGCGCAGCTTCTGTTTCTTGAATCAGAAAATCCGAAGAAAGATATTTCATTCTACATCAATTCTCCAGGTGGTGTTGTAACGGCCGGTCTTGCGATCTATGATACAATGCAATATATCAAATCTCCTGTATCAACAGTCTGTATGGGGCAGGCAGCCTCTATGGGCTCATTCCTTTTAGCAGGTGGTGCAGCAGGTAAGCGTTTCTCACTCGAAAATGCTCGGATTATGATTCACCAACCGCGTGGTGGTGCACAAGGTCAAGCAACCGACATTGAGATTCAAGCGCAGGAGATTTTGAGACTGCGTAAAAGATTGAACGAAATTTATGTTCATCATACAGGTCAGACAATGAAAGCTGTTGAAACAAATATGGAGCGGGATAAATTCTTCTCAGCTTCTGAAGCGAAGACTTTCGGCCTGATTGACCATGTTGTAACAACCCGTGAAGAAGCTGAAAAAGCAATTGCGGATGTGGGCTCGAAAGAAAAGTGATTAAGTAATTGGGACATAGTCTCTTTTCAGACAATTAGATACAGTCATTCAGAGTCGCCTCCTTAAGAGGCGACGTGGAATCTCAGCAAAGTATCTATCTAAACTGCACTTATTTGTTGTTTTAGAGACTCCACGCCCTCCGAAAAGGAGGGCTCTGAGTGACGACACTAATTTATATGGCAATCCTGAGGGGTAACAGGAATGGAATGACAACCTCCCCACCATTTACTCTTTAGCAAAGAATTCTCCGTTATAGTAAAGCAATTCACAACACAGCATGGAGTTCTTTATGAGCCAATTTATCCGCACCTATAAGTCAGAAATTTTCTGGGCCTTTTTCTGTCTTATTCTCGGCCTTGTCTCTGGTTTTGCCATTGAGCCAAATGCGTATCTTTGGTATGAAACAATTTCAAAGCCAAGCTTTACAGCACCGAACTGGGTTTTTGGCCCTGTCTGGTCGATTCTCTATCTTATGATGGGAACGGCTTTTGGGAAACTCATGAAAGCGCCTTTAGAAAACAAAGGGCTCGTGATTCTCTTTATTGTGCAATTTGCCCTTAATCTTATTTGGACACCGCTGTTCTTTTATTTGCATCGCATCGATTTAGCACTTTATGATCTGTGTCTTTTGTGGCTCAGCCTCTGTTTATGGATGGCCTTAACGCGCCATAAACGCCTTTTGTTTCTTCTCTTCTTGCCCTACTTTTTATGGGTGAGCTTTGCCTTTTTCCTCAATTGGAATCTCTATCAATTAAATCTGCCTCAATAGAGGTGCTACTGTCAAGCGATGTAATAGCGCCTCAGCTTCCGGGTGATTTTGATCCGCGGCCAGTCTTAAATAACGAATCGCTTTCTCACGATTAACATTCGTTCCAAGACCTTCATGATACATTCTACCAACCATGAATTGAGCCCCAGCGTGTCCTCTTTTTGCAGCTCTTTTAAAGGCGGGTAAAGCATCAAAATATCGAGGAATTCCATTGAAAATATGACCTAGGCCCTCAAATAGAATCCGCCCCATGCGATAGCTATATTCGGCTGGCTTTGTTGGATTATATGATAAAAAGCGATATTGCAAATAGGCCTTGTGATAATTTTGAATGTTAGGATTAGGATGTTCAAAATAAAACTGAGCAACACGTTCCATTGAAGGCGTATGACTTAAATCAGCGGCTCTCTCAAAGCATGCCATTGCTTTTTGCTGATTGTTCAAAGGGCCTTCATAGAGAGAGGCTATTTGAAGATGTGCTCTGATAGAGTCTTGATCTGCCGCCAGATTTAAAAAGAACAGAGCATCATCAAATCTCTTTTTGTTTGCGTAAATTTGACCAATATCAAGTTGAGCTTGTAGACTATTTTCATGGCGGGCTTTATGTTTCAGCCATTTCCGCGCTCGACGGACGCCTCTTTCTGCAGCACTTTTAATAAGAACATATCCTCGATTCTGGTCTGGCAGGACACCATCACCATTGTAATAACAAATGCCTAAGCTAAAAGTGCCTCTGGGTGATCCTATATGATCGGCCCTGGTAAAATATTCAAAGGCGATTTGAAAATCTCGCCTCTTTTCAGTCTCTGTATAGGCTAAATCTCCTAGATAATAATAAGCCTCTGCTCTTAAATGAATTGGGGCATCACCGTTAAAGACAAGAATGTTTAGATGGTCTTTTGCCAGATTGCGATCTGGAGCAAAATCAATCACTTGCTTGAAGTCAATTTGTGGGCCGGTAATGATGAAGCATCCACGGACATAAGCCTCACCAAGCATGAAGGCCGCCTGAGGGCTCCCGAGTTTTATTGCGATCCTCAGACAAGCTAAAGCAATATAAGGGTTACTAGCATGTTTAACCAATTTATATTCAGCTATTGCAAGCTGCGGTATATGTTTCTTATTTTCAGGTGCTTTGTCTCTTTCAGCTTTGAGAGCTGTTAAAGCTGTGGGATGACCTTTGATAGCCGCTTGCTTGAGGTACTCACACCTTGTTTCAAATGATGTCCAAAGTTTCGGTGAGTAAGTCTCTCCATAGGCACCAGCATAATAGAGAGCGTCAATATTTCCTTCTTCAATGTATTCACGAATCAAGGACAAGATTATAGCGTCATTCAGTATAACTTTGAGGTGTTTTTGGTTATATGAAGCACAGGTATATTCCTCTTTCAAAAAATCAATGAGATATTGTTTTGCTTTGATTAGATTTTGATGGGGTACAATGGAATAATACTCAATAAGCTGTGGTAAAACATTTTTATTGTCATGCTCTTTGTAAGAGGTCTCTAAATAAGGAATGGCTTTATCGATCGCTTTTATTTCAATAAAATGATTACCGAGCAAATAGCAAGCATTTCCCCCAAGCATTTCTATTGGTGATGATAGATAGAGCGGCACTAACTGCCATGCTCCTTTTTCAAAGATCATCGGAGACTTTAACGCACACTCTAAATAGACTCTGGTTTCTCGGATTTCAGCAGATGCTGCGTAAATGAGACCGATAAAGAAAGAGAGTAGGGCTCTTAACTTACTTTCCCGCGGCGTCAATTCAACTTCTCTCTTTTCTAATTGAGATCGAAAGGAAGGCGGAATCTGTCTGACAATCGCAGGCAGATCAATGCTTTTATCAATGAGGAAAGCTCTCAACAGCTCTTTTTGATGAGGATTTGGTGCATGAAAAACTTGTTGTAATGCACGTAGATTACCTTTTTTGGCAGCTTCAAGAATCTCATTAATGAGATTCTTTGTACAGTTCAAGAATATAGGTTCTGCTGCTAAATCTGCTAGGATCTCCTGTAATGCCAGAAGACCTGATACATTCTCTTTACAATATTGAAAAAACGCCACATAAGCAGTATCCAAAGCCTGTCGGTAGTTTGGAAGCAAGTAATTGTCTGATATTGCTTTTGATGCCCAGGCCCTAAAATCTCTGATGGCCTGAAAATTTCCTCTCCGAGCAGCATCTATGACAGCTGTTGAATAGGGCTCCCTCAATTGCTGATGTCGATGTTTAAAATAAGAAGTGGCTGGAGTCTCCCGATTATCAAGACTGTAAATGGCTGTTGAATAATGATTCACAAATGTCTTCATTTCATGATCAGGAACGTCACGTATGATAGATTCAAGAAGATCAGCAAATGCTTCTTTATCAGGGGCGCATCTCAAGAGATGTCTCATTGCGATTGGAAAAAACGCTCCCTTTGAGGCAAGCTTCAAATAATCAATAGCTTTATCCCGGCTATCTGGATTTTTTAGGAACATGACACCCAGTAGAAAATATGCGCCGGCGGCTGCCAAGCGTTCCTCGTCAAACAAGGCAATTTCTGCTTTGGTGAAATTTTTTTCGACATCATAAAATGACTTTGCAAATTGGTAAGACAGTTCTTGATCTGCTTTGCGTGCAACTTCGCAATGTAAATCAAGAGCTTTCACCATATTTCGTTGCACAACGCGGCCATTCGTATAAATATTTGCCAGAATACATGTTGCATTTGTATCTTGTGCTAAAGAGGCATAAATAAAGGCTTCTCTTTCTAAGTGTATTGGGTGTTTAAATTGAGGATATTCAATAATATCTGATGAATCTATATTGGTTGACATCACATAAAAATGGCGGGCATTTCTTAATAGATGAGTATTATCGCGGAGATTTTCTCTGGTACACGTAACCCATGATGTTGGATTCGTATATCCGATTAAATCTTTGATTGCTTGATCAATTGAAGGAAGGACTGGATTAGAATCCTTTATGACATAAATGATTGCTTCTAGCTCTCCGCCCTCAATGGCTGTGATAAGGTAACGCTCCGAAAACTCTCCTGATTGGATAAGATGAAGACAGGCTCTTGGATTGCCTTGATCAGCCAAGCTTTTTAATAACGGAATATTGCCTATAAAGCTAAGATAGTCAGGGTTTTGATCTAAGTTCGTCCCTTTACAAAAATTAAGGTGATTAAATCGTGCCTTCATTTTTTTGAAATCATTCATATTATTGGCGTCCATTACATCTTTACAG
The Alphaproteobacteria bacterium genome window above contains:
- a CDS encoding tryptophan-rich sensory protein — protein: MSQFIRTYKSEIFWAFFCLILGLVSGFAIEPNAYLWYETISKPSFTAPNWVFGPVWSILYLMMGTAFGKLMKAPLENKGLVILFIVQFALNLIWTPLFFYLHRIDLALYDLCLLWLSLCLWMALTRHKRLLFLLFLPYFLWVSFAFFLNWNLYQLNLPQ
- a CDS encoding sel1 repeat family protein, with amino-acid sequence MSHIQPIHSASIDNPVYGPHDIPDAELIQRVHDIIDIDITPEMIDLYKRETSSLDEFDFSLLLHSLYCSIDTRRAAIYIALKMLKNDSFYSHFLIMYLCETSIFEKHIQTTIPPKHPEVRRMLAISYLIEKGFPQFTELFIKYLHHLPLLEIFDLAMRGHQAYQTLIQHIAQVKLPCKDVMDANNMNDFKKMKARFNHLNFCKGTNLDQNPDYLSFIGNIPLLKSLADQGNPRACLHLIQSGEFSERYLITAIEGGELEAIIYVIKDSNPVLPSIDQAIKDLIGYTNPTSWVTCTRENLRDNTHLLRNARHFYVMSTNIDSSDIIEYPQFKHPIHLEREAFIYASLAQDTNATCILANIYTNGRVVQRNMVKALDLHCEVARKADQELSYQFAKSFYDVEKNFTKAEIALFDEERLAAAGAYFLLGVMFLKNPDSRDKAIDYLKLASKGAFFPIAMRHLLRCAPDKEAFADLLESIIRDVPDHEMKTFVNHYSTAIYSLDNRETPATSYFKHRHQQLREPYSTAVIDAARRGNFQAIRDFRAWASKAISDNYLLPNYRQALDTAYVAFFQYCKENVSGLLALQEILADLAAEPIFLNCTKNLINEILEAAKKGNLRALQQVFHAPNPHQKELLRAFLIDKSIDLPAIVRQIPPSFRSQLEKREVELTPRESKLRALLSFFIGLIYAASAEIRETRVYLECALKSPMIFEKGAWQLVPLYLSSPIEMLGGNACYLLGNHFIEIKAIDKAIPYLETSYKEHDNKNVLPQLIEYYSIVPHQNLIKAKQYLIDFLKEEYTCASYNQKHLKVILNDAIILSLIREYIEEGNIDALYYAGAYGETYSPKLWTSFETRCEYLKQAAIKGHPTALTALKAERDKAPENKKHIPQLAIAEYKLVKHASNPYIALACLRIAIKLGSPQAAFMLGEAYVRGCFIITGPQIDFKQVIDFAPDRNLAKDHLNILVFNGDAPIHLRAEAYYYLGDLAYTETEKRRDFQIAFEYFTRADHIGSPRGTFSLGICYYNGDGVLPDQNRGYVLIKSAAERGVRRARKWLKHKARHENSLQAQLDIGQIYANKKRFDDALFFLNLAADQDSIRAHLQIASLYEGPLNNQQKAMACFERAADLSHTPSMERVAQFYFEHPNPNIQNYHKAYLQYRFLSYNPTKPAEYSYRMGRILFEGLGHIFNGIPRYFDALPAFKRAAKRGHAGAQFMVGRMYHEGLGTNVNREKAIRYLRLAADQNHPEAEALLHRLTVAPLLRQI
- the clpP gene encoding ATP-dependent Clp endopeptidase proteolytic subunit ClpP, which encodes MVDPVSQYMNYLVPTVIEQTNRGERAFDIYSRLLKERIIFLTGQVDDQSANLICAQLLFLESENPKKDISFYINSPGGVVTAGLAIYDTMQYIKSPVSTVCMGQAASMGSFLLAGGAAGKRFSLENARIMIHQPRGGAQGQATDIEIQAQEILRLRKRLNEIYVHHTGQTMKAVETNMERDKFFSASEAKTFGLIDHVVTTREEAEKAIADVGSKEK
- a CDS encoding trigger factor, with product MNIKELKNDGLSKEFEIAVSVDTLLELKQKEITRLTQKVKIDGFRPGKAPVHIVEQRYGAEISSQVFEKSIDKSLREFFEQTKHEPAHQPKIDIVDYKPDQALVYKVAFETMPEIKVSDADFSKLKISKKVAKVEDADVLKALEDIAKNDAKSEPIKTKRAAKSGDIVIINFDGSVDGERKDGMKAESFSLELGSKSFIGDFEEQIVGKKIGDHFDVNVTFPADYHEASLSSKPAVFKIDLLEIHEKTAATIDEEWAKSKGAKSLDEMKTDIRTYLEKMYKDASRTASKKDILDVIAGHFKFPLPLAIVEEEIKSIKDMESKSSNPAHGEEGHVHGPNCNHDHDHEEEEKSKGKKKTAKKLDASAEDKMSDDEIRSIAERRVRLGLLFNEIGKINKIEVTQGELVEALSAQARQYPGYEKQIFEIYRKNEKLIDSLRAPIFENKVIDFILDKSDVKEITVKMDELMSSSE